The following DNA comes from Hordeum vulgare subsp. vulgare chromosome 3H, MorexV3_pseudomolecules_assembly, whole genome shotgun sequence.
GAGCATCATGTCACCCTCATTGTCAGTATAAACAATCTGCcagttcttgttagaggacatcagTTCGCCATCAAAATCAAACATCTTGTCTAGCTCAGCTGTGAGTTCATCATAGTCAACGAACTTCGAGAGATCCACTGATCTACCGAGTGCAACACCTTGCTTATGAACCTGCAAAACCATAGATGATACATATATCATTAGCAGACAAGGTTATGCGATACAATCCTGATAATATGTATACTCTAGCAGAAAGTAAGCATGCACAGTGTTCACATGCATAGATCAAAGTCTTGCTCATAACAATACAAACAGAGAGGAATATAATACCCAATATGAATCAGCCTGAAACACGCACCTACTCAAGCATTTCTTCATTATTGGCCACACAAGGAGTAACAAACATTTCCACAACTAGCTAATGACTGGATAATTTATTCTCAACTGACACCAGAAACTGAACAGAAGTAAGAAAATGCCACAGAAACATTTTAACATCAAGTAAGACTATACCTTTGTGCAACTCCTTGTGGAAGCACCATGAGACTTGCTTTGGACATCTTTTGAGCTCTGTGGACATTGCTGAATGTTTTTCTCATTATCGGTTGTCCCGGCAATGCTCAAGGACACCTCAGGAGAACAATCAGTTTGCAAATGATCTAATGATACAGATGGTTGAGTTTGTAGAACAGGCTCATGCGTTGCAGCCATTGGGGAGTTCAAATGGTTAAAACCAGCACTGGCAGTATCAACTTTAAACCCAAAGATCTTGAAATCACTGCCTTCTGTTGTTTTCTCCAGCTCAATAGGAGCTATTGATGCGTGAGGCCTGATCACTCGTGGCTGTTCTGCCCGGGAGAACTGCGGACTTAACCAATTTGATGGGTGTTCTTTAAACCTGAAATCTTGTACATGATCTATTGAATTACCATACACAGTGCCCGGCCCATTCCAGAAATGCAACTCATTGTTCTCTGTGTGCATCTTTCTACTTGATTCAACAGTCAAGGAAGGTTGCTGATGCATAAATAAGTATGGGTCTGCGAACTGACGAGCATAACTATGATCCTGAAACTGGTTCTTGAATGAACCAAGACGATTTGGAGCCTCATCAAAGGTTGTCTGCATGAAGAAGCCCAGGGAATCACCAAAATGTTGAGCACCAGAACTGGCATCCTTAAAGTCAGCTTCACGCCTTCGCAACTGAATCGAATTATGCACAGAGGGCCTCTGCTGAAACGTTAGTGGGTTGTTTTTTCCAATGTTGGGTGGTGGCGTCGACCACACCATAGGCTTCTGAACAGTGGCATCAAAGTCATTAATGTCAGTTAGCTTATTGCTCCTCTGTTCATGACCTGGCAAGACAGTGTTATTTTGATTTCGTTGTGCTTGAGCACAATCCATATCAGCCTTCGTTGCACCTGCAAATGGACGCAGCATTTCAAGAGTCAGATATGGAACCTATATTTATTTTATTAAGCTTCCAGTAAGACTAACAATGATCACCTTCTTTTGTACGAACAGACGATTCAGGAGAAGCTGGAGGAACATTTGGTCTGGATCTTTTGGCCCGAGAAAGAGGAAGCGGGTTAACAGGAGGTGATGAAGCGGGCTCTATTTCCCAAGGAGAGACTCTATCGGGCCGTGGAATAGTTGACGACTCATCCCAACGCACCTAAGTAGAAGAAGCAATCGTCCATAAGCATGAGACTCTTCCAGTCATATACAAAAAATACAGTGATCAACCAGTTACCTTGAGG
Coding sequences within:
- the LOC123445343 gene encoding auxin response factor 4-like, translated to MPPAAMPPPPPPPQGTSTGDPLYDELWHACAGPLVTVPRVGDMVYYFPQGHIEQVEASMNQVAANQMRLYDLPSKLLCRVLNVELKAEADTDEVYAQVMLMPEPEQSEAATTTTEKSSSATGGTMPARPAVRSFCKTLTASDTSTHGGFSVLRRHADECLPPLDMTQSPPTQELVAKDLHGMEWRFRHIFRGQPRRHLLQSGWSVFVSSKRLVAGDAFIFLRGESGELRVGVRRAMRQLSNIASSVISSHSMHLGVLATAWHAINTKTMFTVYYKPRTSRSEFIIPYDKYTESVKNIYSIGTRFKMRFEGEEAPEQRFTGTIVGSDNLDQLWPESSWRSLKVRWDESSTIPRPDRVSPWEIEPASSPPVNPLPLSRAKRSRPNVPPASPESSVRTKEGATKADMDCAQAQRNQNNTVLPGHEQRSNKLTDINDFDATVQKPMVWSTPPPNIGKNNPLTFQQRPSVHNSIQLRRREADFKDASSGAQHFGDSLGFFMQTTFDEAPNRLGSFKNQFQDHSYARQFADPYLFMHQQPSLTVESSRKMHTENNELHFWNGPGTVYGNSIDHVQDFRFKEHPSNWLSPQFSRAEQPRVIRPHASIAPIELEKTTEGSDFKIFGFKVDTASAGFNHLNSPMAATHEPVLQTQPSVSLDHLQTDCSPEVSLSIAGTTDNEKNIQQCPQSSKDVQSKSHGASTRSCTKVHKQGVALGRSVDLSKFVDYDELTAELDKMFDFDGELMSSNKNWQIVYTDNEGDMMLVGDDPWEEFCSMVRKICIYTKEEVQKMNSKPSDARKEEGSVEGDGATEKAHLPVSSDLNSSQLGCVKAD